From the Fusarium musae strain F31 chromosome 11, whole genome shotgun sequence genome, one window contains:
- a CDS encoding hypothetical protein (EggNog:ENOG41), with the protein MTGVETLIGDITYNNDFPDEYVTFYSSTLKNVTGDLLMYGAGGKITKTPGDLNITLPALRNIDGLGAYWGWGDISINTDTKLNIPKGFQISSGASQSSARNLYLNVTYTYSIGVSGVDFQATGGALFTSSAEKVEREITIFGNSGLERVELDDLKFVNYTVDVRSNSDLDYISSSLSEVGLLRVKENGRDTHLSVPNLKKLGGRSDPGRHTSGGDAGGIFRDLVNANLPLLTEVHGDDVDWFKGKLNFTSNFFSELSLPSLRTANCTLGIDENIALNDLSVPRLSYVKDLQIHDNPRLLNFTANLLKNADNINMTGPFTNVEFFGLEVITGDFYLAGDKTMDCSWFDEHFLNHIVQGSYKCVGNHTKPATERKPSTPTDEADLEDEGSKQGGRSSSGSGGGSSSGSNGGLSTGAKAGIGAGVGVAGLILLGLGAGFLIGKKTKSTPGAATHTTESGYQKAELDGDGKPSSGVKQVYSVEASEMQDTGKSELPLNPARAELAG; encoded by the coding sequence ATGACGGGCGTCGAGACACTCATCGGCGATATCACGTACAACAACGACTTCCCAGACGAGTACGTTACGTTCTACAGTTCAACGCTCAAGAACGTTACCGGCGACTTGCTGATGTACGGCGCCGGCGGGAAGATTACCAAGACACCAGGAGATCTGAACATAACGCTCCCCGCTCTGCGAAATATCGATGGCCTGGGCGCGTACTGGGGATGGGGCGACATATCAATTAATACGGACACAAAGCTTAACATACCGAAAGGGTTCCAGATCAGTTCTGGAGCCAGCCAATCTTCCGCGAGGAATCTGTACTTGAACGTTACCTATACTTATAGCATCGGCGTTTCAGGTGTCGACTTTCAAGCCACCGGTGGTGCACTATTCACCTCATCGGCGGAGAAGGTTGAACGCGAGATCACGATCTTCGGAAATAGTGGACTAGAGCGTGTCGAACTAGATGATCTCAAGTTTGTCAACTATACGGTGGACGTCAGGAGTAATTCGGACCTTGACTATATCTCTTCATCTCTCTCGGAAGTCGGACTTTTGCGCGTCAAGGAAAACGGGAGAGATACGCATCTATCGGTCCCtaatctcaagaagctcggtgGCCGTAGCGATCCTGGCAGACATACCAGCGGAGGCGACGCTGGCGGTATTTTCAGGGATCTTGTCAACGCCAACCTACCATTGCTGACTGAGGTTCACGGCGATGATGTCGATTGGTTCAAGGGAAAGCTCAACTTCACTTCCAATTTCTTCTCAGAGCTTAGTCTTCCGAGTCTCAGGACGGCAAACTGCACACTCGGGATCGATGAGAACATTGCACTGAACGACCTTTCAGTACCGAGGTTGAGCTACGTCAAGGACTTGCAGATACACGATAACCCTCGCCTTCTCAACTTTACGGCCAATTTGCTTAAGAACGCTGATAACATCAACATGACCGGGCCATTCACCAACGTCGAGTTCTTTGGTCTCGAGGTCATTACGGGTGATTTCTATTTGGCTGGCGACAAGACCATGGATTGTTCTTGGTTCGATGAACATTTCCTCAATCACATTGTTCAGGGGTCATACAAGTGCGTCGGCAACCATACCAAGCCTGCGACCGAGCGCAAACCCAGCACACCGACCGACGAAgcagatcttgaagatgagggtTCGAAACAAGGAGGAAGGTCTTCCAGTGGAAGTGGCGGGGGATCATCTTCCGGAAGTAATGGCGGGCTATCGACTGGTGCAAAAGCAGGTATTGGCGCGGGAGTCGGTGTAGCTGGTCTTAtccttcttggtcttggtgctggGTTTTTGATTggcaagaagacgaagagcaCACCTGGTGCGGCCACTCATACTACTGAATCTGGGTACCAGAAGGCTGAGCTCGATGGAGACGGTAAACCGTCCAGTGGTGTGAAGCAGGTGTATAGTGTAGAAGCTTCGGAGATGCAGGATACGGGCAAGTCTGAGTTGCCTCTTAATCCAGCTAGAGCCGAGTTAGCAGGATAA